One genomic window of Glycine max cultivar Williams 82 chromosome 16, Glycine_max_v4.0, whole genome shotgun sequence includes the following:
- the LOC100305832 gene encoding uncharacterized protein LOC100305832 has product MGGGKDKHHDESDKGIFSHLAHGVAGAAHGGHGYPPGAYPPPPGAYPPQQGYPPAGYPPQQGYPPAGYPPHQGYPPAGYPPAGYPGSSHAPGSHGHGGMGAMLAGGAAAAAAAYGAHHVSHGSHGSYGQYAHGAHMPHGKFKQHGHGKFKHGKHGKFGKHGKHGKFGKHGGFKKWK; this is encoded by the exons ATGGGAGGTGGCAAGGACAAGCATCATGATGAATCTGACAAAGGAATTTTTTCACACCTTGCTCATGGGGTAGCTGGTGCAGCACATGGTGGACATGGGTACCCACCTGGGGCTTACCCACCACCACCTGGGGCATACCCTCCACAACAAGGATATCCTCCAGCTGGGTATCCTCCACAACAAGGGTATCCTCCAGCTGGGTACCCTCCACATCAAGGCTATCCTCCTGCTGGTTACCCCCCAGCTGGTTATCCTGGTTCATCACATGCACCag GTTCTCATGGGCACGGCGGTATGGGAGCAATGCTCGCTGGGGGTGCTGCTGCGGCTGCTGCTGCTTATGGTGCTCACCATGTCTCTCATGGCTCCCATGGCTCCTATGGCCAATATGCACATGGTGCTCACATGCCACATGGAAAATTCAAGCAGCACGGGCACGGTAAGTTCAAGCATGGAAAGCATGGCAAGTTCGGCAAGCATGGAAAGCATGGCAAGTTCGGCAAGCATGGTGGATTCAAGAAGTGGAAGTGA